From Anticarsia gemmatalis isolate Benzon Research Colony breed Stoneville strain chromosome 16, ilAntGemm2 primary, whole genome shotgun sequence:
TTCCACGACCTGGACTTAATTCCAACTAACTTAGAGATCCTGTACACGTGCCCCACGCTGCCGAGGCACATGAGCGCTGCTATAGACGACCATTACTTTCGTGACAAAAAAACTGggtaaattataaagtaaatgacGCAGAATATGCTAAAGCCATCTTTTTTGTGATTGCCGTTCTCGCTTTAATCTAAGAGAATATCCTGTGTAGTTCGATTTACTACACTCGGTACTATATCCCGATTCCCTActgctatcgagtatcgacaaccggataactatcgaaaaattttgtataaatatcagatcagcgcctctagcgtcgtagaaacttttttccagtacattttaaatgtcaaacaatcGTGCTACTATTGTATAGTGTTGGttgtataaaattactttttaaaaatggtTCTTGTCGATTACggtaaaggcgctgatcagtttttcatacgaaattgGTCGATTATGGCTGTACTAGGCTAGTAGTACTGAGCTTGCTGTAACGCCTCCAGTTATATGTTATGTTGTTAAAACCTCAAGTATGCCAAGACATAGGTTCCGGCAATACGCGCTTATATTTAAGGATCCTGCTCGTTATCGATGCGGATAATGGACGCCGAAACTAAGTTATAAAATACAGGGCAAATTAGGCTACAGAAAACcagaattatattatactatagcTGAACTTTACGTTATAAACTGTTTCGTATTGTTATAAGGATGAACTACCGCTACGAATTCGATTCGCTGTTCGGTGGCGTCGTGTCTATGACTATGGAGATGTTTGAGAAAGCCAACGGTTACTCCAACCTCTACCCTGGATGGGGAGCCGAAGACAATGATATGTTTTGGAGGtactctttaaaaataacttatttatttggtAAGGTACACAaagcaaaacatattttacactgtttattttttactagctgacccgcgcaacttcgcttgcgtcacataagagagaatgcgtcataattttcctcgtttttgtaacatttttcgttgctactccgcttctattggtcgtagcgtgattatatatatcCTATGGCCTTCCTCAATAATtaggctatctagcactgaaagattttttcaaatcggatcagaagttcctgagattagcgcgttcaaacaaagttcaaactcttcagctttataatattatatattagtatagatagtatagatacacCATTTTCCAGacttataaataagtagtaGAAAATGTCTCCTAgttacagcaaatgtatgaaaacatctTCCTCGAAATCACATTTGCACCTGAtaagaaatatacaaaataatataatatttagtctTAAAATGCACGTCGCTTTATACCATTCTAGTAAAAAACGTACTGTTTTTTAATAAAGCAAAGTTCTTGTTTTGCTTTTGGTATGTATATTTCGTTTCGTAATTACGTTTTACATACAAGTCCTCTAACTTTAAAATAGTCAATTAGTAATACTGTTTCAGATTGAAAGCGGCGGGATATCCAGTCGTGAGGTACAACAGGAGTATTGGCGTTTACACCATACTGCTACATAAACGAGTACCACGGAATAAGATCAGGTTTAGTATTTCACAGAATTTACTTGTTCGATGGTCAAGCAAAGAATATTGTGGGaatcgaataaataaatatattgataacAAGAAACCCAATTTATTCGCATTATTCCACCACTTCATCGTTTTCTGTTGTCAGACCTTTTGTCAGAAAGAGAGTAAAATGCACGCAGCGGcgccattatttttaattctagcTGCTCCGATCCTAAGGTCTTTCGCACTAAAGAAAGTGACGGGATCAAAATTCCACTTGTTAAGGTAACCGATACTTATCCGGCGGTGATCAACCCTGCCTATTATTGTGAAAACTTGCTACTTATGTTCGTATCCCTTTGTTCGGTACTTAAGCCAGTTCATTAGTATAACTAATTCCCTTCGGGCAGAATAATAAAGAACTCCAAAATTAGGCaaccttatttatattaaacaggATCTAATTAAGTATAACCGGGAGCCGCGCGGTAAGATTGtaatcttttacattttaatacgtTGCTTAATAACATGTCCTCTAGTAGTTACCCTTGGGAGTCTGCACTGCGTGTAACCTCTTTGTGTCTCACTAAATCACAAGATACTAAGCCTGAcaagctttttattattattttatagtatgaCTAGACAGTAGTCATCGATTTTTAAATGTCtcctccctcgtttggaaggagacccagATCCTAACAGTGGGCCAGCCACtggttaaaaaaaagatttacgaTACAAATCGTTTCTCAGGTTGGACAAATGTCTGTTGATtatttctaatttgtattagaataataTTCTTTGCTGTAGCCCGGTAGTATTGAAGTATGTAGCTTGGCCCTGAAAAACGTCTCATCGACcactttaaaactatatatGGAGGCATTTCTATGCTGTCTTGTATAGGAAAAATTGTAATGTTATGGACTAATGGTATTTCCTTTTTTCACCACAGGTATCGCCTCCTCGCGCGAGCCATGTACAGATACAAACAAGATGGACTCTCCGACTTGAAGTACAACTTGATCTCTAAGGCCATTCACCGTCTGTTCGCCCACTTCGTGGTGGAAGTCAACCCTCGCAAGGAGAACATCACGGCTACGGCCGTCAGGTGGATTGATGACATATATCTACCTAACGCATGAACAAATACCATGGCGACATGAACAATATCATAGCCATCCAATATGTTTTTcaaaaggcacgttaaattctaggtcccggctgtcattttcgaagagcTTTGACGGTCGTTACCAGCAGTCAGAAGCCTAAaatctgacaatcagtcttaccaaTGGGTATCGTATACCCATTGGTCAGACTGGTAAAACTTGGTTGTGGAGGTCCTAGGCTCTCGCtccatgtacaatactggtattcagccgcatctggtgagactggaagccgactccaactatcccactgcagggcaagggtctcctcctgagCGAGGAAGTTTTGACCTTAAGTCAGTTAAGTTTTTGGTATTCTCTACCATTAGAACAAGTAACAAAAGTGTCAGATAACGTTTCTGCTAAACATCGTGACTGTCAGAACTGTGAAAATATCTGTCAGATATTTTATAGatcttattgttattattttctcttagtagaatttaattagttttaacaagATCTTTTCAAGAGTTGTTAATGTTTCTAGATAATCattagtttagttatttatagacTCTGTTCAAATTCAGGAAGTTTGTATAGTGTGTAAGTGTCTTTGCCTACCCGCCCTACCAACCTTGCTCCTACGgggaaaataattttatgtatttatgtatgccTTTTCAAATGACTATGTttatcatgtttatttaatacgaatattaaaatgaataattattaagaataacaacgtataattatatttttttattgcacatTATAGACAACAATAATGACGCAAACACAACCatgtacaaaaaacaaaaacacatataaattaacattatataattaattaatattcaacaAGATCAAAATTTCTTTTCAAAAGCACTCCGTTGTCAATAACATGCGAAGTACCTGTTATTCCTTTAGCTTTATCACTGGCTAAGAATACCACCATATCTGCGATCTCTTCCGGTACCGAAATCCTTCCCAAAACACCCCTTTCTTCCCACTTCTTCCAAACTTTGTCAACATCACCTTTACTGATACCTAAattctctataatattagttctTACTGGGCCTGGATTCACGGAATTGACTCTAACTCCTTTAGGCCCAAGGTCTAATGCAGCAGACTTCGTGAACTGATCCATAGCCGCTTTAGACATGCAGTTAGCTGATAAACCATCAGCTATAGGATCGGTCGAAGAAATACTgcatatgtttataatatttccttTAGTTTTGATCAAATATGGAGAAGCTAAATTGGTCAAATAGACAGCAGGTCTTAGATTTATTGACATAAGTTTATCAAACACTTTCATGGCGTTCTCTTCGTATACTGCTGCAGCTGCAATAGTCCCAGCATTATTGACTAAAATATCAATTCTTCCGAACATATCTACAGCCATTTTAATAACGTTTTCAATATCACTGTCTATCGTTAAATCAGCGACGATGGTTAGAGTTTTCGATCCATGGTTTTGACATTTCTCCGCAACGTAATATAGTCTTTTCTCATTTCTTGCTACTAGTACGATAGTTGCTTTTTCTTCAGCGAATTTTACAGCAATGGCGGCTCCAATACCCGCACTGGCTCCAGTCACGATAACCACTTTGTTATTGAAGATCATGGTAGTAAATTGATGAACTGCAGACAAAAACAGATTAATAAACCTGAGGGCCTACaatgatttatgaaaaaaaaaatatatatttattagttctTAAAGGATTGTAcataatcataacttttaaactctcgcgttgcatgtttaatgtataatagagtACGGGAATTaccgcgaacacgcattttaccttaaaatgcctaacgtttcggcgcaggttgcactcgccgtggtcgcagcctgcgaccacggcgagtgcggaaaatgcgtgttcacgttaattcccgtattctattatagaTTGTACACAATGTTTGTGATTGGAGACGTTAAGCATAAATAGTCTGTATTGGGAGAATTTAATGaaaagaaattaatgaaaacgaaattttggtaaatattgAAGATGTTCGTTTATGACCTACCTCTATTTTATCATGGCACGTAGTAGGCAGTACTAAAAAAGCATGACTTATTTTCTTGTATCATAGTTCGACCAACATGTTGTAACgcttttgtttacaaattaatgacatttcaacgaatattcgttttcgCTGATTATAGTAAGGTCtttgaatctaatttaattgTTTCCTTGGAACACTTATGACGGGAACTACCAATTTCACAAGAGAATATATAATTTAGCCAAATTCTTCATTCACAATCTTAAACcgtataaatacaaataaatgtaaaattatttattaattaccgGAAATATATAAACTCAAGGAATTGTATACAACTCataggaaataaaaaaactaaatatgaaACTGAAAACCGTGGCTTTGTTCACAGTCTCGTGGAAACAATAGCCGGTATGACTCGGGTGATCATTCGGTCCTCCTTTCAAATATTATccaaatcggttgagccgttttGACGTGAAAGAATGAGAAATGACTTATGTGGTGAGTgatgattaattaaatatgcatatacttatatactgttttaataaaataataacagtaaagATAACTTACAAAGCGAAGCGAACTGAATGAGGCTTGATTTAAAACTAAAGTACAGTAAATAAAGTGAACTAAGCAATTAGTtttaattcatacaaaataatataacaacaataaatattttcccaGGGGTTGACGCACAACTAATTAATAATCTAGTAATTAAACGCAACGAGGTTTTTGTTTGAAtcttattaactttttataatgtaatagattttttgaaaaatgtgtttaaattcATGCCTTTTAttttaggcagagaccaaaacttacattgcttcatttacattcacatacttttaacaatgtttgtaccatgtaatagggggcgagcctattgccatctaccgggcacgttacaaaCCCTAGCTCGCCTCCTAGccctattgaaaaatattcttaattaaacTAGAAAATATTAGTAACGCTGCCCAACCCGCGAATccaacccgagacctcatgatcaacgACTGCTGGATGCACTACCAGCCCTGCCACGGAAGTAGTCTAACATGCATaagttatatatgttactgtaaaagcccgaactgtggtatatcctaagattttccggtaaaacctaagatttaccaactctcaacggtaaaagtccgaacgttcttttatttcgaacttttaccaccatttaattggcaaatcttaggatttacatta
This genomic window contains:
- the LOC142979357 gene encoding putative oxidoreductase SERP2049; the protein is MIFNNKVVIVTGASAGIGAAIAVKFAEEKATIVLVARNEKRLYYVAEKCQNHGSKTLTIVADLTIDSDIENVIKMAVDMFGRIDILVNNAGTIAAAAVYEENAMKVFDKLMSINLRPAVYLTNLASPYLIKTKGNIINICSISSTDPIADGLSANCMSKAAMDQFTKSAALDLGPKGVRVNSVNPGPVRTNIIENLGISKGDVDKVWKKWEERGVLGRISVPEEIADMVVFLASDKAKGITGTSHVIDNGVLLKRNFDLVEY